The Rhopalosiphum maidis isolate BTI-1 chromosome 1, ASM367621v3, whole genome shotgun sequence genome has a segment encoding these proteins:
- the LOC113552671 gene encoding LOW QUALITY PROTEIN: zinc finger protein 271-like (The sequence of the model RefSeq protein was modified relative to this genomic sequence to represent the inferred CDS: substituted 1 base at 1 genomic stop codon), whose amino-acid sequence MAFIQKSYLTMRRRTGTRENPYLCYVGCPRIDSKKSNSELTVHLRMCTDKKSYSCDMCDKEFISNRVLIIHRRTHTSEKPYACNVCYKSFSQKLTLINHLRMHTGEKPYNCDVCDNSFSQSSNFTSHLRTHTDETPYNCDVCAKSSSQSNNLTSHLRTHTGERPXPCNVCYRSFSQRLTLTNHLRTHTGEKPYHCDV is encoded by the exons ATGGCATTTATTCAGAAGAGTTATCTGACGATGCGTCGACGGACAGGGACGAGAGAAAATCCCTATCTGTGCTACGTTGGTTGTCCAAGGATTGATTCTAAAAAGAGTAACAGTGAATTGACAGTACACTTGCGTATGTGCACGGATAAGAAATCATACTCATGCGACATGTGTGACAAGGAGTTTATCAGTAATAGAGTACTGATAATACACCGGCGGACACACACGA GTGAAAAGCCGTACGCTTGTAACGTATGCTACAAGTCGTTCTCTCAAAAGCTCACTTTGATCAATCACCTGCGGATGCACACAGGTGAAAAACCGTACAATTGTGACGTATGCGATAATTCGTTCTCTCAAAGTAGCAATTTCACCAGTCACCTGCGGACGCACACGGACGAAACACCGTACAATTGTGACGTGTGCGCTAAGTCGTCCTCTCAAAGTAACAATTTGACCAGTCACCTACGGACCCATACGGGTGAAAGGCCGTAACCTTGTAACGTATGCTACAGGTCGTTCTCTCAAAGGCTTACGTTGACCAATCACCTGCGGACGCACACAGGTGAAAAGCCGTACCACTGCGACGTGTGA